Proteins from one Deinococcus sp. AB2017081 genomic window:
- a CDS encoding 2-isopropylmalate synthase yields MTQQDTPAQAERIRIFDTTLRDGEQSPGVALNHTQKLEIAHQLARLGVDVIEAGFPIASPGDLEGVSRIAREVRGPIIAGLARAGRPDIEAAAKAVEAAEKPRIHTFIATSPIHMQKKLNLEPDAVVERAVQAVQYARTFVDDVEFSAEDATRSEWAFLVRIFKAAVEAGATTINVPDTVGYTTPKEMRELFAYLKGELPAHVILSSHCHDDLGMAVANSIAAAEGGARQIECTVNGIGERAGNASLEEIVMAFHTRRDVYGFETGIRTREIYRASRMISRLSGMPVQPNKAIVGDNAFAHESGIHQDGVIKARETYEIMNAEMVGREAAVLVMGKHSGRAAFRKALTDLGYADMPDDKVQSLFARFKDMADRKGQIYADDLRALVDARSDVPQTFTLDGFQITSGMNMTPVAFVRLETPDGPVDATAHGDGPVEAAFQAINKITGLTPTLETYRIQAVTSGGDALGEVSISARHGETLLHGTGVATDVVEASARAWVRIQNMIVAGMGAERRQGDFAPGRI; encoded by the coding sequence ATGACCCAGCAAGACACGCCTGCCCAAGCCGAACGCATCCGCATCTTCGACACGACCCTGCGCGACGGCGAGCAGTCACCCGGCGTGGCGCTGAACCACACGCAGAAACTGGAGATCGCGCACCAGCTGGCGCGGCTGGGCGTGGACGTCATCGAGGCGGGCTTCCCCATCGCGTCGCCCGGTGATCTGGAGGGCGTGAGCCGCATCGCGCGCGAGGTGCGCGGGCCGATCATCGCCGGGCTGGCGCGGGCGGGCCGCCCGGACATCGAGGCCGCCGCGAAGGCCGTGGAGGCCGCCGAAAAGCCGCGCATCCACACGTTCATCGCCACGAGCCCCATCCACATGCAGAAGAAGCTGAACCTGGAGCCCGACGCCGTGGTGGAGCGCGCCGTGCAGGCCGTGCAGTACGCCCGCACCTTCGTCGACGACGTGGAATTCAGCGCCGAGGACGCCACCCGCAGCGAGTGGGCCTTCCTGGTGCGGATCTTCAAGGCCGCCGTGGAGGCCGGCGCGACGACCATCAACGTGCCGGACACCGTGGGCTACACCACCCCGAAGGAGATGCGCGAGCTGTTCGCCTACCTGAAGGGCGAACTGCCCGCCCACGTGATCCTGTCGAGCCACTGCCACGACGACTTGGGCATGGCGGTCGCGAACTCCATCGCCGCCGCCGAGGGCGGTGCGCGGCAGATCGAGTGCACCGTGAACGGCATCGGCGAGCGCGCCGGGAACGCCAGCCTGGAGGAGATCGTCATGGCGTTCCACACCCGCCGGGACGTGTACGGCTTCGAGACCGGCATCCGCACCCGCGAGATCTACCGCGCCAGCCGCATGATCTCCCGCCTGAGCGGCATGCCGGTGCAGCCGAACAAGGCCATCGTCGGCGACAACGCCTTCGCGCACGAGTCCGGCATCCACCAGGACGGCGTGATTAAGGCCCGCGAGACGTACGAGATCATGAACGCCGAGATGGTCGGCCGCGAGGCCGCCGTGCTGGTCATGGGCAAGCACTCCGGCCGCGCCGCATTCCGCAAGGCCCTGACCGACCTGGGCTACGCCGACATGCCCGACGACAAGGTGCAGTCCCTGTTCGCGCGCTTCAAGGACATGGCCGACCGCAAGGGCCAGATCTACGCCGACGACCTGCGCGCCCTGGTCGACGCCCGCAGCGACGTCCCACAGACCTTCACCCTGGACGGCTTCCAGATCACGTCCGGCATGAACATGACCCCCGTCGCGTTCGTGCGCCTGGAGACCCCGGACGGCCCCGTGGACGCCACCGCGCACGGCGACGGCCCCGTCGAGGCCGCGTTCCAGGCCATCAACAAGATCACGGGCCTGACCCCCACCCTGGAGACGTACCGCATCCAGGCCGTCACCAGCGGCGGGGACGCCCTCGGCGAGGTCAGCATCAGCGCCCGGCACGGGGAGACGCTTCTCCACGGCACCGGCGTCGCCACCGACGTCGTCGAGGCCAGCGCCCGCGCGTGGGTGCGCATCCAGAACATGATCGTGGCCGGCATGGGGGCCGAGCGGCGGCAGGGCGACTTCGCGCCGGGGCGGATCTGA
- the ilvC gene encoding ketol-acid reductoisomerase, with amino-acid sequence MAATMYYDRDVNTDILENKLVAIIGYGSQAHAHAQNLRDSGFNVVVGLRDGSSSKAKAEQAGLRVASIEDAVKEADVVMLLIPDEQQPKTYEQSIAPNLTDGKALAFGHGFNVHFGRIKPPAGVDVFLVAPKGPGHMLRRVYADGAGMPGIFAVQQDATGKAREIALAYARGIGCTKAGVLETTFKEETETDLFGEQSVLCGGVTHLIQAGFETLVEAGYQPEIAYFETLHEVKLIVDLIYEKGFEGMRHSISNTAEFGDYVTGPRIITSETKAEMGRVLGDIQSGAFAKRFIDDAEAGFPYMNEQRGKMRTHTLETVGKELRDQMPFITKKALEV; translated from the coding sequence ATGGCAGCAACAATGTATTACGACCGTGACGTCAACACCGACATCCTCGAGAACAAGCTGGTCGCGATCATCGGCTACGGCTCGCAGGCGCACGCGCACGCGCAGAACCTGCGGGACAGCGGCTTCAACGTGGTCGTGGGCCTGCGCGACGGCTCTTCCAGCAAGGCCAAGGCCGAGCAGGCCGGGCTGCGCGTGGCAAGCATCGAGGACGCCGTGAAGGAAGCGGACGTGGTCATGCTCCTGATCCCGGACGAGCAGCAGCCGAAGACGTACGAGCAGAGCATCGCCCCGAACCTGACGGACGGCAAGGCGCTGGCGTTCGGGCACGGCTTCAACGTTCACTTCGGGCGGATCAAGCCGCCGGCGGGCGTGGACGTGTTCCTGGTCGCGCCGAAGGGCCCCGGTCACATGCTGCGCCGCGTGTACGCGGACGGCGCGGGCATGCCCGGTATCTTCGCCGTGCAGCAGGACGCGACCGGGAAGGCGCGCGAGATCGCCCTGGCGTACGCGCGCGGCATCGGCTGCACGAAGGCCGGCGTGCTGGAGACGACCTTCAAGGAGGAGACCGAGACCGATCTGTTCGGCGAGCAGTCGGTGCTGTGCGGCGGTGTGACGCACCTGATCCAGGCGGGCTTCGAGACGCTGGTCGAGGCCGGGTACCAGCCGGAGATCGCGTACTTCGAGACGCTGCACGAGGTGAAGCTGATCGTCGACCTGATCTACGAGAAGGGCTTCGAGGGCATGCGCCACTCGATCAGCAACACCGCCGAGTTCGGCGACTACGTGACGGGGCCGCGCATCATCACGTCGGAGACGAAGGCCGAGATGGGCCGCGTGCTGGGTGACATCCAGAGCGGCGCGTTCGCGAAGCGCTTCATCGACGACGCGGAGGCCGGCTTCCCGTACATGAACGAGCAGCGCGGCAAGATGCGCACGCACACGCTGGAGACGGTCGGCAAGGAACTGCGCGACCAGATGCCCTTCATCACGAAGAAGGCCCTGGAAGTCTAG
- a CDS encoding beta strand repeat-containing protein, translated as MRPLVLPQTFRPLLLRLVALVSVCLTWAGAQTNFSARYTNTATNGDIVLIGNVNYHCSLSTAQATSAQISTCNSARTAGNQTATNNGVYMIPVDSDSNAATTNSSSATLSLGSGSSVLFAGLYWSGISTSATNRATVTFATPSGLSTLTAGSTSVIGGNTYQSFANVTALVQAGGSGVYTVGNIASTLGAANWAGWSLVVAYRNAALPTRNLAVFDGFLQASTPATPLDITVSGFLTPSIGTVKSTIGVVAWDGDAGQAEGASATPQGSLRFGPTTAALNTVSNTVNPVNDVFNSSISTTTGTAGAGTNVTAGRTPNFTNTLGMDIDTFTPNTPLPNGSTSAVVRVIGTSGDVINPGVITLATEIFVPNIKDSLTKTVMDVNGGALLPGDVLEYDLTVKNLGNDNAVNTVLTDAIPANTTFVPGSIRFTLINAGPKTDAGGDDPAEYDTATNRVVARLGTGATATTGGTLAPNAETHLIFRVTVNAATTGDTVISNSGTVTYRQQTLGTTVSDTSDSDPVAAGDQPATIRVATPDLTVDKFHTGTFTPGVAGTFTLRISNGGAAPTFGTVTVTDTPPAGLTVQAISGSGWTCVLATRTCTRSDVLAVGASHPDITVTAVAATAGTFANVASVSGGGEGTSATGNNADSDSVQVVALPPAVTLTKRVRNVTTGSAAGTLATARPGETLEYCVSFSNTGGTALDFVVQDTLDPATTAVLDAYGPGLGLQLTVNAATTTLTSAADADAGTLSAQQITLNHGTLTPGTTGSVCFRALIR; from the coding sequence ATGCGACCACTTGTTCTGCCACAGACGTTCCGACCGCTCCTGCTGAGGCTGGTGGCGCTGGTCAGCGTCTGCCTGACGTGGGCCGGCGCACAGACGAACTTCAGCGCGCGGTACACGAACACGGCCACCAACGGCGACATCGTCCTGATCGGCAACGTCAACTATCACTGCTCGCTGTCGACGGCGCAGGCCACGTCCGCACAGATCAGCACGTGCAACTCCGCCCGCACGGCCGGAAACCAGACGGCCACCAACAACGGCGTGTACATGATCCCGGTGGACTCCGACAGCAACGCGGCCACGACCAATTCCAGCTCCGCGACCCTGAGCCTGGGCAGCGGGAGCAGCGTCCTGTTCGCCGGGCTGTACTGGAGCGGGATCAGCACCAGCGCCACGAACCGCGCCACCGTCACCTTCGCCACGCCCTCCGGGCTGAGCACGCTCACCGCCGGTAGCACCAGCGTCATCGGCGGGAACACCTACCAGTCCTTCGCGAACGTGACCGCACTCGTGCAGGCGGGGGGCAGTGGGGTCTACACCGTCGGGAACATTGCCAGCACGCTCGGGGCCGCGAACTGGGCCGGGTGGTCACTGGTCGTGGCGTACCGGAACGCGGCGCTGCCCACCAGGAACCTCGCGGTGTTCGACGGCTTTCTCCAGGCCAGCACTCCGGCGACGCCGCTGGACATCACGGTCAGTGGCTTCCTCACGCCCAGCATCGGTACCGTGAAGAGCACGATCGGTGTGGTGGCGTGGGACGGCGACGCCGGGCAGGCGGAGGGGGCGTCAGCGACACCCCAGGGCAGCCTGCGGTTCGGGCCGACCACGGCGGCGCTCAACACCGTGTCGAACACCGTGAACCCCGTGAACGACGTGTTCAACTCGTCGATCTCCACGACCACGGGGACGGCCGGCGCGGGCACGAACGTCACGGCGGGCCGCACGCCCAACTTCACGAACACGCTGGGCATGGACATCGACACCTTCACACCAAACACCCCGCTGCCGAACGGCAGCACCTCGGCGGTGGTGCGCGTGATCGGCACGAGCGGTGACGTGATCAATCCGGGCGTGATCACGCTGGCCACGGAGATCTTCGTGCCGAACATCAAGGATTCCCTGACCAAGACCGTGATGGATGTCAACGGCGGTGCGCTGCTGCCCGGCGACGTGCTGGAATACGATCTGACCGTCAAGAACCTGGGCAACGACAACGCGGTGAACACCGTGCTGACCGACGCCATCCCCGCCAACACCACCTTCGTCCCCGGGTCGATCCGGTTCACCCTGATCAACGCTGGCCCCAAGACCGATGCGGGCGGCGACGATCCGGCGGAGTACGACACGGCGACCAACCGGGTGGTGGCACGGCTGGGCACCGGGGCGACCGCCACCACCGGCGGCACCCTGGCTCCCAACGCCGAGACCCACCTGATCTTCCGGGTCACGGTGAACGCCGCCACGACCGGCGATACGGTGATCAGCAATTCCGGCACCGTGACCTACCGCCAGCAGACCCTGGGCACCACCGTGAGCGACACCAGTGACAGCGATCCCGTGGCAGCGGGCGACCAGCCGGCGACCATCCGGGTGGCCACGCCGGATCTCACGGTGGACAAGTTCCACACCGGCACGTTCACGCCGGGCGTGGCGGGCACTTTCACGCTGCGCATCTCGAACGGCGGCGCGGCCCCCACCTTCGGCACCGTCACGGTCACGGACACGCCGCCTGCGGGCCTGACGGTTCAGGCCATCAGTGGCAGCGGCTGGACGTGCGTGCTCGCCACCCGCACCTGCACGCGCAGCGACGTCCTGGCTGTGGGTGCCAGCCACCCGGACATCACCGTGACGGCCGTGGCGGCTACGGCCGGCACCTTCGCCAACGTGGCCAGCGTGAGCGGCGGCGGCGAGGGCACGTCTGCAACCGGCAACAACGCGGACTCGGACAGCGTGCAGGTGGTCGCGCTGCCGCCTGCCGTGACCCTGACCAAGCGCGTCCGCAACGTCACGACCGGCTCGGCTGCCGGCACGCTGGCGACCGCCCGTCCGGGAGAGACGCTGGAGTACTGCGTGAGCTTCAGCAACACCGGCGGAACCGCCCTGGACTTTGTCGTACAGGACACGCTGGATCCGGCCACGACGGCCGTGCTCGACGCCTACGGCCCCGGCCTGGGCCTGCAGCTGACCGTGAACGCGGCCACCACCACCCTGACCTCGGCCGCCGATGCCGATGCCGGCACGCTGAGCGCCCAGCAGATCACGCTGAACCACGGCACGCTGACCCCGGGCACCACGGGCAGCGTGTGCTTCCGCGCCCTGATCCGCTAG
- a CDS encoding DEAD/DEAH box helicase, which produces MNFDQLIAPELAARLAERGITEATSIQVESLPQTLAGKDLIGRARTGTGKTLAFALPIIQALAPSRERGRLPRAIIVAPTRELAKQVADEFSKSGGELVTVTVYGGASYGPQENALRRGVDIVVGTPGRLIDHLDRGNLDLGDVKFAVLDEADEMLSVGFAEAIETILEKTPAERQTMLFSATLNGDVRRLSKKYMNEPVVVDVVGEGKSQAAQTVEHLKIKVGRSRTRVLADLLTVYNPEKAIVFTRTKREADELANELIHRGLESEALHGDLAQTQRERALGAFRSGRVGVLVATDVAARGLDIPEVDLVVQYHLPQDPESYVHRSGRTGRAGRTGTAVIMYSDREQRDVAGLERITGVRFAERGLPTPKEVAQASAKASADAVRKVDSDAAAGFQSEAERLFSELGLEALTRALAKISGVTEPLKAASLLSGEEGLTTVILHGERLGVARTVALLARVGDVDTRRLGKVRQWRGGTVADVPSEFIAKLIAANPLEGEIQIEVAQELPELFEAPTRERQGGSYQGGGNRGYRDEGGYRGGRSGGGNSGGGQGRWSRDGGQGGGNRGGGQGRYADRNQGQARPREDFADREFRG; this is translated from the coding sequence ATGAATTTTGATCAACTGATCGCGCCCGAACTTGCGGCGCGCCTCGCTGAGCGCGGTATCACGGAAGCCACCTCCATTCAGGTCGAGAGCCTGCCCCAGACGCTGGCCGGCAAGGATCTGATCGGCCGTGCCCGCACCGGCACCGGCAAGACGCTGGCCTTCGCGCTGCCGATCATCCAGGCGCTGGCCCCCAGCCGCGAGCGTGGCCGCCTGCCCCGCGCCATCATCGTGGCCCCCACCCGCGAACTCGCCAAGCAGGTCGCGGACGAGTTCTCCAAGAGCGGCGGCGAACTGGTCACCGTGACCGTGTATGGCGGGGCTTCCTACGGCCCGCAGGAGAACGCCCTGCGCCGTGGCGTGGACATCGTCGTGGGTACGCCGGGTCGCCTGATCGATCATCTGGATCGCGGCAACCTGGATCTCGGCGACGTGAAGTTCGCGGTGCTCGACGAGGCCGACGAGATGCTGTCGGTGGGCTTCGCCGAGGCCATCGAGACCATCCTGGAAAAGACGCCGGCCGAGCGCCAGACCATGCTGTTCAGCGCCACGCTGAACGGTGACGTGCGCCGCCTGAGCAAGAAGTACATGAACGAGCCCGTCGTGGTGGACGTGGTGGGCGAGGGCAAGAGCCAGGCCGCGCAGACGGTCGAGCACCTGAAGATCAAGGTGGGCCGCAGCCGCACCCGCGTGCTGGCCGACCTGCTCACCGTGTACAACCCGGAGAAGGCCATCGTCTTCACCCGCACCAAGCGCGAGGCGGACGAACTGGCGAACGAACTGATTCACCGTGGTCTGGAGTCCGAGGCGCTGCACGGCGACCTGGCGCAGACGCAGCGCGAGCGTGCCCTGGGGGCCTTCCGCAGCGGCCGTGTGGGCGTGCTCGTGGCGACCGACGTCGCCGCGCGTGGCCTGGACATCCCCGAGGTCGATCTGGTGGTGCAGTACCACCTGCCGCAGGATCCCGAGAGCTACGTGCACCGTTCGGGCCGCACCGGCCGCGCGGGCCGCACCGGCACCGCCGTGATCATGTACTCCGACCGGGAGCAGCGTGACGTGGCGGGCCTGGAACGCATCACGGGCGTGCGCTTCGCCGAGCGCGGCCTGCCCACGCCCAAGGAAGTGGCCCAGGCCAGCGCCAAGGCCAGCGCCGACGCCGTCCGTAAGGTCGACAGCGACGCCGCCGCCGGCTTCCAGTCCGAGGCCGAACGTCTGTTCAGCGAACTGGGCCTGGAGGCCCTGACCCGCGCCCTGGCCAAGATCAGCGGCGTGACCGAGCCCCTGAAGGCGGCCAGCCTGCTGTCCGGCGAGGAAGGCCTGACCACGGTCATCCTGCACGGCGAGCGCCTGGGCGTGGCCCGCACGGTCGCCCTGCTGGCCCGCGTGGGTGATGTCGACACGCGCCGCCTGGGCAAGGTGCGCCAGTGGCGCGGCGGCACTGTGGCCGACGTGCCCAGCGAGTTCATCGCCAAGCTGATCGCCGCCAACCCCCTGGAAGGCGAGATCCAGATCGAAGTCGCGCAGGAACTGCCGGAACTGTTCGAGGCCCCGACCCGGGAACGCCAGGGCGGCTCGTACCAGGGCGGCGGCAACCGCGGCTACCGCGACGAGGGTGGCTACCGTGGTGGCCGCTCCGGCGGCGGCAACAGCGGCGGCGGCCAGGGCCGCTGGAGCCGTGACGGCGGCCAGGGCGGCGGGAACCGTGGGGGCGGCCAGGGCCGGTACGCCGACCGCAACCAGGGTCAGGCCCGTCCCCGCGAGGACTTCGCCGACCGTGAATTCCGCGGCTGA
- the ilvN gene encoding acetolactate synthase small subunit, which yields MTAQDQLLSLLVRDEPRVLTRITALFGRRGYNIKSLSVGTTEHPGVSRMTIVVHGDRGVVEQAIKQLEKLHDVVKIIDHSLEKFVDRELVLVKVAITPDSRVEVRQIAEDFRSRIVDVGRHALTFEVTGDEGKLTAFIEQMRPFGILETMRTGRIALTRGSNADIPTHVYHAGETEALKPVMEGVEAREERARHVPNLF from the coding sequence ATGACCGCTCAGGATCAACTCCTCTCCCTGCTCGTCCGCGACGAACCGCGCGTCCTGACCCGCATCACGGCCCTGTTCGGGCGGCGCGGGTACAACATCAAGAGCCTGTCGGTCGGCACCACCGAGCACCCCGGCGTGTCCCGCATGACCATCGTCGTCCACGGCGACCGCGGCGTCGTCGAACAGGCCATCAAACAGCTCGAGAAGCTGCACGACGTCGTGAAGATCATCGACCACAGCCTCGAGAAGTTCGTCGACCGGGAACTCGTGCTCGTCAAGGTCGCCATCACGCCCGACAGCCGCGTGGAAGTCCGCCAGATCGCCGAGGACTTCCGCAGCCGCATCGTCGACGTCGGCCGGCACGCCCTGACCTTCGAGGTCACCGGCGACGAGGGCAAACTCACCGCGTTCATCGAGCAGATGCGCCCCTTCGGCATCCTGGAGACCATGCGCACCGGCCGGATCGCCCTGACGCGCGGCAGCAACGCAGACATCCCCACCCACGTCTACCACGCGGGCGAGACCGAGGCGCTGAAACCCGTGATGGAAGGGGTCGAGGCACGAGAAGAGCGGGCGCGGCACGTGCCGAACCTGTTCTGA
- the ilvB gene encoding biosynthetic-type acetolactate synthase large subunit, protein MTGAKALWATLANHGITTVFGYPGGAIMPVYDALTFYPEVRHVLTRHEQGAAHAAEGWAKATGELGVCMATSGPGATNLVTGLADAMLDSVPLLAITGNVARHLMGTDAFQEADITGITLPITKHNYVVREVEDLPRIVAEAIRIARSGRPGPVLVDIPKDIQLAAFHGEIPTPHARPEIPAPTPESIERARELLRGAKQPVMMVGGGALDAAPEITALARAWDIPVITTLMGLGAFPSSDPLWLGMPGMHGSVAANRAISEADVLLGIGLRFDDRVTGRVNGFAPKASIIHVELDAAEIGKIIRTHVPVRGDAKVAAAQLTEGAQKILTPEWKATLDEWTSRTVTPETWGAGYAVKAVVDRLTPDDILSSDVGQHQMLAAQLARFEKPRRWINSGGLGTMGFGFPAAIGAGMAEPGVRSVVIAGDGGFQMTAQELATLKMYDIRNVKICIINNSFLGMVRQWQEMFHEKRYSEVWLGDSNPDFVKLADAYDVPGYRATSAEELPAAIDAWLADPKSALLEVVVPHEHGVFPMVPAGAALSELIETEPKRTPDLSDAMEHAAEEANKA, encoded by the coding sequence ATGACCGGCGCGAAGGCGCTGTGGGCGACGCTCGCGAACCACGGCATCACGACCGTGTTCGGCTACCCCGGCGGGGCGATCATGCCGGTGTACGACGCGCTGACGTTCTACCCGGAGGTGCGGCACGTGCTCACGCGCCACGAGCAGGGCGCGGCGCACGCCGCCGAGGGCTGGGCCAAGGCGACGGGCGAGCTCGGCGTGTGCATGGCGACGAGCGGGCCCGGCGCGACGAACCTCGTGACGGGCCTCGCGGACGCCATGCTGGACAGCGTGCCGCTGCTGGCGATCACGGGGAACGTGGCGCGGCACCTGATGGGCACGGACGCCTTCCAGGAGGCGGACATCACCGGGATCACGCTGCCCATCACGAAGCACAACTACGTGGTGCGCGAGGTCGAGGATCTGCCGCGCATCGTCGCGGAGGCGATCCGCATCGCGCGTAGCGGGCGGCCGGGACCGGTGCTGGTGGACATTCCCAAGGACATCCAGCTCGCGGCGTTCCACGGGGAGATCCCCACGCCGCACGCCCGCCCGGAGATTCCCGCACCCACCCCCGAATCGATCGAGCGGGCCCGCGAGCTCCTGCGGGGCGCGAAGCAGCCGGTGATGATGGTCGGCGGTGGGGCGCTCGACGCCGCCCCGGAGATCACGGCGCTGGCCCGCGCGTGGGACATCCCCGTGATCACGACCCTGATGGGCCTGGGGGCCTTCCCGTCCAGCGACCCGCTGTGGCTGGGCATGCCCGGCATGCACGGCAGCGTGGCCGCGAACCGGGCGATCAGCGAGGCGGACGTGCTGCTGGGCATCGGCCTGCGTTTCGACGACCGGGTGACGGGCCGCGTGAACGGCTTCGCGCCGAAGGCCAGCATCATCCACGTGGAACTGGACGCCGCGGAGATCGGGAAGATCATCCGCACGCATGTGCCGGTGCGCGGCGACGCGAAGGTGGCCGCCGCCCAGCTGACCGAGGGCGCGCAGAAGATCCTGACGCCCGAGTGGAAGGCCACGCTGGACGAGTGGACGTCCCGCACGGTCACGCCCGAGACGTGGGGCGCGGGCTACGCCGTGAAGGCCGTCGTGGATCGCCTGACACCCGACGACATCCTGAGCAGCGACGTGGGACAGCACCAGATGCTCGCCGCGCAGCTCGCCCGCTTCGAGAAACCCCGCCGCTGGATCAACTCCGGCGGGCTGGGCACCATGGGCTTCGGCTTCCCCGCCGCGATCGGCGCGGGCATGGCGGAACCCGGCGTGCGCAGTGTGGTGATCGCCGGGGACGGCGGCTTCCAGATGACCGCGCAGGAACTCGCCACGCTGAAGATGTACGACATCCGCAACGTCAAGATCTGCATCATCAACAACTCCTTCCTGGGCATGGTGCGCCAGTGGCAGGAGATGTTCCACGAGAAGCGCTACTCGGAGGTGTGGCTGGGCGACAGCAACCCCGACTTCGTGAAACTGGCCGATGCCTACGACGTGCCCGGCTACCGCGCGACCAGCGCCGAGGAGCTGCCCGCCGCCATCGACGCATGGCTGGCCGACCCGAAATCCGCGCTGCTGGAGGTCGTCGTGCCGCACGAGCACGGCGTCTTCCCGATGGTGCCCGCCGGCGCGGCACTGTCCGAACTCATCGAGACCGAGCCCAAACGCACCCCCGACCTGAGTGACGCCATGGAACACGCCGCCGAGGAGGCCAACAAAGCATGA